The nucleotide window gttatatatttttttctatactaatttaatcgtaattattttgtatattatatactgattAAATAACAGCTACTTTTATATGTTAGTATTGAGTGCAGCGCACGAGGCGTCGATTTCGGTGTCACGTAGAATATAATCACTGCATAATTTTGTATGGataagtatgtatgtgtgtttgtgCGTCTATATCGTTGTATATAGAATACTGTCTGTAACGTGCTAGAGGTACTGTCGGTGTACATAATGCATTATCCACCGAGGATACGTAGTGTATTGTCGTGGGTGCACGTAGTGTATTGTCGTGGGTCCACGTAGTGTAGTGTCGTGGGTGCACGTAGTGTATTGTCGTGGGTGCACGTAGTGTATTGTCGTCGGTGCACGTAGTGTATTGTCGTCGGTGCACGTAGTGTATTGTCGTGGCTGTGTATAGTGGAGTGCTACTAGTCAGCGTGcagggcggcgcgggcggccaGCGGCTCACCGAGCAGCGCGGCGAGCGGGCGGGGTGGCGGCGCGGGCGCGAGCGCGGCGGCCCCGCGCGGCAGCACGAGCAGCGCGGCGGAGGGCGCGAGCTGCAGCGCGCGTAGGCTGGCGTCGCCCGCCGTCAGCTCGCGCCGCGGGAACGCCGTCCACAGCGAGAATGACGACGCCGACAGCTGGGGGCAGATGAGGAGGCcttgattttagttttttttacataaatacatgcCACTTAAGAAGGCAGAATTTGTTTTCCATTCAGCTTCTCGACCATGAAATTGTATTCTTtcacatatattatttgttaaatataaattacaaatgaacTGGTCGTTCAAAACAAAGGATTTTATCTTTTGTGAACAATATAATGtgtattatcaattttaaaatcgggcacttaataaacaaataaatggtACGGCCGGTGTCCCGGTGGGCGAGTGTACTCACGTGCAGGTTCTCGGCCACGTAGCGCGTCAGGTCGGCGAGCGTGTCGGAGGCGTCGAAGTGCGCCGTGTGCGCGCCGCCGTCCGGCAGCTTGAACTGCACGCGGGCGCGCCCCGACGTGTCGCCCACCGCTGGGAACGATTATAATTTCAGGGCAACGGCATACACTGTCATTCACGGCGTGCGAGCGTGACGACACAATGAGTCGCGTAGCGCTCCATCTCGCTCTCACGCTTAATGTAGGATTTAACCTTTGATAATAATGTTTAGTAATTGTGTTCAATGTACATACATTAGTAAATCAACACTCCTGGGTCTGTGAAAGTGTGAAGGGAAGATATCAAtttgagatataaaataaaataaaataaaaaacgattaaacgtaaacaaaattgtaaataaatgatctTATGTGTCGATATGAAACGCTAATTCTGGATCGTGAGTTAGAGATGGGATGTCTTGGGTAAATTTGTGCGACTAGGTGCACCTTTTTTTGGTTTTTACCTATAATGCCTAATCTCGGTTACTTATTGGCTATGAATCGCTTCCTTTGTCCTTAAATCCATACTATGACTCCATACTGCTGTGAAACTATCGATAGATTGATTATCGATACTTTTACAACAGTATTTTAGAAGAGTGTTTTAGTAccatcgatagtcaaactatcgatagactatcgatagttaaggtgttagcaatagtatcgatagtctatcaatagaattgtcacgtgtcaatagtATCCatagctccccatgagcaatacaTGGTGAGCAGTATAATGTTAGTATTGCAAAAAAGATTACTTtcaacctaaactatcgatagtccaaaactatcgatactatcgatagtatcaatagtatcgctgctaccaatagtattgctcacggagagctatctcGAACGAttctatcgatagtactatcgatattcTGAACACTAAATTATGGGCTAGGCTGTGAATCCGACCGGTCTGGcccgcgggcggcgcggcgggcggcgcgggcggcgcgggcggcgcgggcagCTCGCGCGCTCTCCGCTCGGCGCGGTCTTGCGCTATTTGCTCCAAGATTCGTTGCCTTGCCAAATTATTTTCCATCTTTTCACGTTTTCTCTCCTCCTGAAATATAGCACGTAGGTACATTATATACGTAATGGGGTTCATCTGTCCAGGGGTCTTCCCGAGTGGTCTAAAGGTAGCCTATGAAATTTGTTCCATTATATTCAGCATATATCATTTGTATCATCTAGAGGCAGACgagcaaacgggccacctgatggtaactggtcaccaccgtccacaggcaatgacgctgtaagaaatattaaccagtccttacatcgccaccaaccttagaaactaagatgttatgcctgtagattacactggctcactcaaactcaaacacaacaataatgtgatgtatgagtggtacctactcagacccTCCAAGTCCTCCCACCAAGTAAACTAAACTCAACACTCTCTATTCCTTATTATACCTGAATTTGTTTCAACTCCTGCTCCGCTTGCCACCTCTTCAATTCAGCAACTCCTTGTCCCGTTGTCCTTCTTTCTAATTCTTTCTCTTTCTCcaactgtattataaaaaaaataaaataaacatatgtataaacgCATACAGCcagtattaatattagttaaatttgtttatattatagtgCTTAAGTGGTGCTCAAACACAGGAGAACTCTCTCATTAGAATGTCTTTTGTATGAATCTAGTGCAGAGAGttctttatttaagatataggtaggtggacgagcaaatgggctacctgatgttaagtggtcaccgccgcccatagacaatggcgttataTGATAtactaatcattccttacattgccaatgcccCATCatccttggaaactaagatgctatatccctcgtgcctgtagttacactggttcatcaCACTTTAAAcaggatcacaacaatactgaatactgctgtttatcggttatatctgatgagtgggtggtaactacctCAGCTAGCACAAAGCCTAAACACCGAGGAGAGTTAAGAAGCCGTACGAACTATACACTCTCCCCGAGGAATTGTATAGTGCAATGCAATTCCTAAGCTTCGGGttgctattaaatattgtacagattataaaaaggGCTACCTATACCTATGTAAAACTTAGTTAttagaaaaaagtaactactgatttccttgccggttcttctcgatggaATCTACATTACGGACAGTTGGCacctttatattcaatttaatcttcTAAAACGACGATTTGAGAGATCTTTTAATAGCGTACTTGAGTAAAGATAACATAAATGAGAATTATTCAAGGAAATCTCGTCAAAGATATCACTTGCCTCCTTTTCTTTATCAGCCTTCTCCCTCCTCCTAATTTCTATCAACTCCTTAGCCTTTTCCATCTTCTCTTGTATGCTGGCAGCGCTTTCAGCTGGTGTTGGTTCCTGAAATTTATAACatgaaattcattaaaaaaaaaaaaaacattttttattcaatacaaactcaaactcaaattccttgtGTAACatggaagcattacacttacttattgatagtcaaattaaacactaccaccggttcggtaaaggaaacaccctgacctgagaagaacggCTTCTTTCTTTCTTCTTGATGGCAGAACACTTGATAAGTGGTTgttatctacccagacgggtttgcacgaaGCCTTATCATCAAGTGAAGTATAACCATAAATACTACTGTAATACAAGCATCACATACCTCCTTCGCTGGCTGACTGTTGCTGCTGGGTCCAGCCTGGTCGGTCTTAGGACGTCTGATGCAGACATCCCCTTCGCAGACCACTTCGTACTCCACGCCAGACTTGGTCGCTTCGTTGTGCTCTGTCTTCGCTATCTTCGCTGCTGGGCCAGATATTTCTGAAAGATAGTGCTTAGGCTGTAAGCTCTAGTTCTAGCTCTTAGTCTAACAAAGTAGGGATTCAtaatactctattccaaccaagTGGAGaacagccaaataaacaacatttgacagcgaattgacgcgagatcattggtcgagagcttcaTTTATCTtgattcactatggatttgcgaaaaaatggcacTTCGAACGACGACGAAACTCATCGGAatattggaagtaaaatttaaaaggaaataaatagttaattgcaatagtgttgtgttaaaaataaacatatattaataataaactcttagtagtacacaatatagctgagttattagcaaatcgcatgaaatacgtaaatttaaggtttgtttatcttttttcctactttcattggaatgagctatatatgtatataacattagtTATTTAAGGCTTCACGTTTTAAGGGTTATTCGTcaggtattaggtataaaaagtagcacATATGAAGGATATGTTTTGTCTCTTGTTTGCTTATAAAACTCCTCGAAGACCTttgtacaaaacaaataattacccGGTTCATTATTCGAAGGGGCGGTTTTAAGTGATTCTGGATTCTTTGGTAACACATTTTGACCACTCAGTGAAGCCTCTGCACTAGCTTTAGGTGCATCTGAGGCATTATTGACTGGTTCTGGGTCCGGTGAAGCTTCAGCTTTGGTGACACTCGCTTCAGACTGCAGGAAATTCGCTGTCTGATCTTTGATATCACTTGTTGATGTTGACGGTTGAACTGGAGAACTTGGCTGATCCTTCCctggaaattataataaaaatataagtttatactttaatttatactttattgtacacctcgaagaggaaataaataaatacaacatggaTACTGCCTAAACAGAAGAGGCGTccaattttggcgaccttatcgctacatagcgatctcttctaGGCAACAAATAGAAGTAATTTTGTGGATTCAGATCAGCATTGATCAACTGGTGCCTTAGTTTTTGaaaaacaattatgtatttGTGGAGATCCATTTGGGGCTAACGCTGAGGGGGTTCTCAAGACCCTGATTGACATTCAAGCCAAAAGAAACCTGCATAGGTAAGCCATCGGATATCATAGTTGTTTAAGTAAGAAATCTTGTAGCAATCCATTATGAGGGTCAGGGTATTGCCTATTTTTTATGGGTAGGTTAGTTTAGGCACAGGAGTCCATTCCACCGAGCAGTTCTGTGTTACGTTGGTTTATAGGTGTGATGGAAATTGTGTGTGTGATCACTTACTGTGTTCTTGTAGAATACGATCAATTCTAGTTGCTAAGTTCTGCGGTTCAATTCCAGCGCATACAACTTCTAATGGAGTACCATTCCTTCCGATGAAGAATAGTGATGGAACCGGTACAAACTGGTCTGATATGGAGTTAAGAATATCAAGTATGAAACCCTcatcaattatttgttttatcgaGGAggaaaaatttttatataatctatctcATATTGATGATATTGTGAATGAAAATTATGTTTCTAATTGTCGCAAGGATAATTTTTACAGCTGAAATTCTGATAGttgattgtatatataattctctctctctccctctctGTATATATAACACTcaaaacttgaaatattttttgaggcCCGATTCATCATCAAGTTGGTCCGAGATTTGAATCCAGAGTCCGCATCAACAATCTCCTTTTGCACCAGCCGTTCGATCAACAAGGAAATTTATAAAGGATACAAATTTGAGCAAAGAATGTGTAGTTCTCCGATCCGCTTTTAAGTTTCACAGCGAGGAAATTATTTGGGTCACCGAGGCGTTTTAAAACTACACTGTCATCTATCGTCGAGGCCAGCTCCTTGGAGAGATCATTGTCACCTGCAAAACATATTTGAATGTAAGTATTTCAAAGTGGAAATATCTgggtattaatttaaatttattacaataggctatttgacaatgcgaaaaataaagtgtcaattattataatcagtatatattatgagattaaaaatggttatttattaacgaaagttgaaaataataatcaatttattcaaaaatccatttttttaaacgtttgtcacgtggcacaaaacgctcctgattggtcgggcttatgatgacgtcacttgccggTTAACcccgtttgcctactgtatgtggattatatgtgccacagattacaatacaggcaagtaacgtcaccgaccccattgcagcgccatattgtcaaagtagcgttttttaaatatggaatttttaatttgatatttttcagcaaatacgtactagaatttaaaaaaaaaacaacttttactgggttttGGAACCCAGACctcaactaaataatataaaatggattttaaaaactagtcaaatagcctattgatTAGGGCGAGTTAATGATGGCATTATTTAAAAACCATTATTTTTCAACACTACAATATGCCAATAAGATTTGATaaagatctatactaatattataaatgttggaGGAGGTCTATACCCGCTAGGGGCTTTAACAGAAGAAATTTATGTattcttatgtattttttttacttttctatgtatgttaaggaaataaaaagggctttattattattattattatattataaatgcgaaagtaactctgtctgttacctcttcactcTTAcatcgctgaaccgatttagatgaaatttcataTGGAGTAGTTTGAGTAACctggaaggacataggctaccttTTCTATTCACCCCTTGAGAGGTAAAATTGGTGGTGACGGTTTGTTTACTATAGTAGTTTCATAAATTTCTCAACAGAAAGCTGCAGCAGTTCAGCTAGCTTTTTGAACACAAATCaagcaaaaatttaaatatttttggttaaacATTATCATTCAATTTGAAATGGTCGGGTCTGCCAGTAACTCATTAAAATCTAGATTTAGCCTGCTATAGTAGTGTGTTGCTAGATTACATTTTAAACTAGTGATGCTTCTAAAGaggttttacttaaattaaagcACTATCAAACCCAGATAAATTTTCAGTTTTGGCACTAAGCCCAAACTTATTCTGAATATGAGTcacaataaaaacgaattaataacttgactgcagcgccatctagtgtgTATCAGATCTTAGCTTCACTACAAACctattaaaaaaggaaatacattatgtaaatatgacTTCAATCAGTTAAATTGTGTCTGGGGTCAAAAAACCACTAaccaacaattatatatatcattttaaaattataaatactgttagattattataaaataaaaactcaaccCATAATTTCTTGATAGATCAAAGcgaatttcagttaaattataaaaactccaACGTAACGGGCTAATTAAATACtatcgaaaaatattatatatttgattgtaatTTGAATCACAGTTCACAGTCTTTCTACAGTTTACAATATCACAGGATTATAATCTAATggcatttacaattttttttcaccaaaatctactaagtttcttgccagttcttcttggtagaatctattttGCAAAATGGTGATAGCTTTACACATATTTGACACTAATGTGACtctttaaaagtgcttttatgagccaactttaataaaaaatattttgattttgattcattgatataatatagGCTGAGATCACATGAATAGACATGACTAAAAGTTTTTCTCAAGATGTCTTGGTAATTAGATAAAGTTGCAGAGAAAAGATTTTCTAGAgtgataattattcaaaaaatcttATTGCACAGAGAGCCTAAGAGAAATGAATAagtataataagaattaataaacttataagaGAAATTAATGTGTTCTGTTCTTATTGGCAAACAGGATGATGTCTGGATATGACGCTTTGCTTAAAagtatttagaaattttaacttTGAACATTATCAATGTTGCAGCGTCTATTTTTGactaaatcatttaataatatattatgaaatagtttttaggtatgtaaattttacaatttatatgggCTCATGAACCCGCCTGGGAATTATATTGATGTTACTTATTGACAATTCGTTTAAAACTGCTTCATGGGGTTGAATTTGCTGGTGTCATAGTGTATTGTTATACAATCTTTAACAATAAATGGACTTTCCAACACTAAATGGTAATTTGCAAGTCGGACTGGATAATATTAgcacattcaaataaaaaatactaaatacaaCTTTtccttataaatgaaatttttaaaaagcaCTTATGGTATATtctataagaataatataatttgtataaaacataacaaataatgaCGATATTCTTATAAGCCATCTTCCTTATGACGAATTGCACTATTGCACtcctctttattattaaattaaatttgatgacgccttgtttaaaatatttcaattaagcAAAAcgaaaattaagtaattacttGCAAAATGTACGTTACCTTCTACAAAAACCACGAAAATAGCATTTTTCTGTTTCGAAAGTGTGACCGCCTCGGCCATACTTCCGCCGTACCAATGCATTTTGGATATCCCTATTCCACTATTTCAGGTCCAATTTAAACTGTACGCACTCagtttgctattttttttgtaatttttcgaTTGCTCAccgatacaaaaatattagcATGACATGACACAACGAATTTTGACAAATTGATAGAACTgacgtgtttatttttaaaattgtcttaTCAAATGATCATGAATGTGATCAGtgatcaaatatttgtatatcttaaaataaaatatttaatactaacatATTTCTTGATGAATagttatttgatatattgtgattctatatttttagtggaccaaaattttattaaattgtttttttttttttaaataaaattgtctatgacATTTCCATGTGACCTTGAACAATTCTATTACAGAATAGATGGCTCTGTTAAATATTAAGAGTTACTTGACACTAGATGTCACTAGTTATAATTACAAgcaatataataacttttaccTACatcttttttatgaaattttattgctCAAGTCAATCAATGGAAATATGGCctctatttacttttttatttcttcaattcttcttttatatattaataatattttatttaatactaagtaaataaaaaatcgaaatattactttttcaaGTAGGCTATCACTTTTATTGtcatgtcataaaataaaacctacacCACTAatcaatttatcaaaattaatcaatatatactaatattgatAAACATATATAAGAAATGAGCGCGAATTTTGTGAATTTATAGTTATGCACAAAGTAAACTCTGAAACATcaacatatatttgaaattaataaattaattatttcattcattgaAACTTACTTTATTGCAGATGGTCAAaggctaataatattatatatacataaagagGTACACTAAATTAGTGATGATATTCGCCCACTTAGACGCGCATCTTAACACCTTCCACAGCGTACGTTACATAAATAGTTATAGTTGAATTATGGTAACatatttactcggtggtagagctttgcgcaagcccgtttggataggtaccacccactcatcagacattctaccgccaaactgagtacagtgttgttgtgttccagtttgaagggtgagtgagccagtgtgactacagatacaatggacataacaacttagttcccgaggcgcattgatgatgtaagaaatggctaatatttctaacaatgtcTAATGCCTTTcctgggcagtggtgaccacataccatctgGTGGTCAATTTGCTCGTCtttctttgtatataataaaaaaaaaattgctatatGTCAACCAGCGGATCTGACTCAGTTATGCTCTGTGAAGTGTATCGGATTGACACTGTCCATAGGCATTGCTCATATCACCAACGCACCTAAACCATGGGAACTAATATActatgttccttgtgtctgtagctCCACTGgatcactcagccttcaaaccggaacacagccataagtattgctgtatggCGGTAGGAGATATGATGAATACTACTCAAGTGATTActactaagccctaccaccaagcgaagtattattttgtaactcaCTTATTAAGAGtatttcatgaatatttaaaattattatgtagaCTAGGTGTACCTTAAAAATATCGGTTAatcacaaacacaaattaagcacatggaagtTCAGTGGTAGCCTCTGAAATCttcttcaaaaagggagacgaggccttagccgaACAGTGGGACAATTTTAAGACTGCACTTGAAAGTCGCTccaattgttaaatatttattgttgtacgtattgtttattttaaaagtttgttttgtttacctcctatattttattaaaaaactaattttcttattgatttattttttggtttcgggacgaaagtaattctgtttgtctgtctgttgctcttacacggccaaactactgaatcgaatttgatgaaattagttGTGAAGATTTAACTCCAAGGAAGGCTACTTTTTCATACACCATAACACCTGACGAACAACGGCTAAAACGCGAGAAAAGCCGCGGGGGGCAACTAATACTTTATAAAGtaggttatataattatatatttatttattttagatcggtaggtgaatattttcatttaattgattaaaaaaataaatgtgatgtAATCCGTATTATACTCGAACGAAGTCGGGGAAAGAGCTATTATTATCAGCTACGGTACAGGATTGGCGCtgtaaattttaaccattccttacatcgccaatacgccaccaaccatgAGAACTGAAATtgtgttccttgtgcctgtaccaCACTGACTTACCctccaaaccagaacacaacaatactaagcatggCTTAGCgacagaatacctgatgagtggtacctacccaaacgggcttaaACAAAAGCCCTACCTccaagtataattataaaattattatcttatttaatgtttatccattaggtatatttatttataatagggaTTAAATTGCGATTTGCGTTAAGATAATCCTCATTAATTTGTACAAAGCaataatttgattgtatttattttaacaatagcaatttaagaataattcaGTTTTTGCATATCTAGCCGGAAAAATTAACTTCTGCAGAATAATCTTTTTTGTGTCATTGCGCTTTGCAAGGCAATTTTCGAACGTGCATTAATCAGACTATTTGCGGTATTCGGTCGTAGATCGAATATGCTATTCGTtgcaaaatgaataattttgttacttttacaatttttattaagaattcgAAATAGATAATTCTTTTGtaaaattcgtataaaaaacttagtaaatgcagtttatataattaataactttgtAAATCATGTATTAATCTACTTTATGTTACTTCTTcgagttaaaatttattacttttgacATGAATATGATCGAAGTTTTCCATGAATGTCATTTTTGTAAGCTTAGGCGCGGTTTCAATTGTCTTGTAAGATCTCCATTGCAAAGCCGAACCGTGTTCTATGCTAAACGGCCACAGATACCATCATTATTGTCTATGACtcgttccaatttcaaaatgcAAATCGATAATAGGGAACAGTGGAAGCgatgttattattacttttttttaattggagcTGTCAGatcttgtttcattttatttatatttgttgtacatataaataataaaaactacgtAAAAAAAAGTCAGTTATGTTTTATTCTCGAAAATAATAcctattatcaataaaatatttatattgagctataattttaattttgctttct belongs to Vanessa tameamea isolate UH-Manoa-2023 chromosome 28, ilVanTame1 primary haplotype, whole genome shotgun sequence and includes:
- the LOC113396741 gene encoding UBX domain-containing protein 4, translated to MHWYGGSMAEAVTLSKQKNAIFVVFVEGDNDLSKELASTIDDSVVLKRLGDPNNFLAVKLKSGSENYTFFAQIYQFVPVPSLFFIGRNGTPLEVVCAGIEPQNLATRIDRILQEHRKDQPSSPVQPSTSTSDIKDQTANFLQSEASVTKAEASPDPEPVNNASDAPKASAEASLSGQNVLPKNPESLKTAPSNNEPEISGPAAKIAKTEHNEATKSGVEYEVVCEGDVCIRRPKTDQAGPSSNSQPAKEEPTPAESAASIQEKMEKAKELIEIRRREKADKEKELEKEKELERRTTGQGVAELKRWQAEQELKQIQEERKREKMENNLARQRILEQIAQDRAERRARELPAPPAPPAPPAAPPAGQTAVGDTSGRARVQFKLPDGGAHTAHFDASDTLADLTRYVAENLHLSASSFSLWTAFPRRELTAGDASLRALQLAPSAALLVLPRGAAALAPAPPPRPLAALLAFITQIFTSLVIDPTYQIYNWVHSRFFAAPPTNPTEPTSPNRPTSPTTPPNPTGPTNPSTLPGLRRRGNIHRLTGDRSGDDENNTWNGNSTQQM